A stretch of Gasterosteus aculeatus chromosome 4, fGasAcu3.hap1.1, whole genome shotgun sequence DNA encodes these proteins:
- the LOC120816893 gene encoding immunoglobulin kappa light chain-like isoform X1, with the protein MMGGLALLLLLGTLYPIEAAEVQQVSLTEAELGGNVTFQCPVSETENSYLNWYKQPLGCTIQTVSTRTFTKQTFSPQFNNSRFRVTLHSLTIMNISKEDEATYFCFTGTLYSPRFVDGTFLAVKDGSLQKSFHVEQSPEAESVLPGDSVTLQCSLVSRDKEDGVQCPHGHRVFWFRSGGSHPGLMYTQDTQPGDTSCVYRLSKRIRNSSDAGTYRCAVASCGQILFGGGTKVDTSSNLKVVVTVLGVLLACCVTVIILLIFYVNRRRAEAEATSVACNPAQSQRTADQSADQGGDGEVSNYAAVNLSTRHEVKRVKKRASSQECVYSAVRVNTQLHL; encoded by the exons ATGATGGGAGGACtcgctcttctgcttcttttaggAACACTGT accCGATTGAAGCTGCAGAGGTTCAACAGGTCTCTTTGACGGAGGCTGAACTTGGTGGAAATGTTACGTTTCAGTGTCCAGTTTCTGAGACAGAAAATAGTTATTTAAACTGGTACAAGCAGCCTCTTGGATGTACGATCCAAACTGTTTCTACAAGAACTTTCACCAAACAAACATTTAGTCCACAATTTAACAACTCACGTTTCAGAGTCACTCTGCATTCTTTGACCATCATGAATATCAGCAAAGAGGACGAAGCGACTTACTTCTGTTTCACTGGAACATTGTATTCACCACGTTTTGTTGATGGCACCTTCTTGGCTGTGaaag ATGGAAGTCTGCAGAAATCCTTCCACGTGGAACAAAGTCCGGAGGCTGAGTCCGTCCTGCCGGGCGACTCGGTGACCCTCCAGTGTTCTCTTGTCTCCAGGGACAAAGAGGACGGGGTCCAGTGTCCACACGGACACAGGGTGTTCTGGTTCAGATCAGGAGGATCCCATCCAGGCTTGATGTACACTCAGGATACACAACCGGGGGACACAAGTTGTGTCTATCGTCTGTCCAAAAGGATCCGGAACTCCTCTGATGCTGGGACTTACCGCTGTGCCGTGGCCTCATGCGGACAGATCCTGTTTGGTGGAGGAACCAAAGTGGACACAA GTTCAAACCTGAAAGTGGTTGTCACAGTTCTTGGCGTCCTGTTGGCGTGCTGTGTGACTGTGATTATCCTCCTTATTTTCTACGTGAATCGAAGGAGAGCTGAAG CAGAAGCAACAAGCGTCGCCTGTAATCCTGCTCAATCCCAGCGGACAGCGGATCAATCAGCTGACCAG GGCGGAGACGGAGAAGTAAGTAATTATGCAGCAGTGAATCTTTCCACAAGACATGAAGTGAAAAGAGTGAAGAAAAGAGCTTCTTCACAGGAGTGTGTGTACTCCGCTGTGCGAGTGAACACACAACTCCACCTGTAG
- the LOC120816893 gene encoding immunoglobulin kappa light chain-like isoform X2: MMGGLALLLLLGTLYPIEAAEVQQVSLTEAELGGNVTFQCPVSETENSYLNWYKQPLGCTIQTVSTRTFTKQTFSPQFNNSRFRVTLHSLTIMNISKEDEATYFCFTGTLYSPRFVDGTFLAVKDGSLQKSFHVEQSPEAESVLPGDSVTLQCSLVSRDKEDGVQCPHGHRVFWFRSGGSHPGLMYTQDTQPGDTSCVYRLSKRIRNSSDAGTYRCAVASCGQILFGGGTKVDTSSNLKVVVTVLGVLLACCVTVIILLIFYVNRRRAEEATSVACNPAQSQRTADQSADQGGDGEVSNYAAVNLSTRHEVKRVKKRASSQECVYSAVRVNTQLHL; the protein is encoded by the exons ATGATGGGAGGACtcgctcttctgcttcttttaggAACACTGT accCGATTGAAGCTGCAGAGGTTCAACAGGTCTCTTTGACGGAGGCTGAACTTGGTGGAAATGTTACGTTTCAGTGTCCAGTTTCTGAGACAGAAAATAGTTATTTAAACTGGTACAAGCAGCCTCTTGGATGTACGATCCAAACTGTTTCTACAAGAACTTTCACCAAACAAACATTTAGTCCACAATTTAACAACTCACGTTTCAGAGTCACTCTGCATTCTTTGACCATCATGAATATCAGCAAAGAGGACGAAGCGACTTACTTCTGTTTCACTGGAACATTGTATTCACCACGTTTTGTTGATGGCACCTTCTTGGCTGTGaaag ATGGAAGTCTGCAGAAATCCTTCCACGTGGAACAAAGTCCGGAGGCTGAGTCCGTCCTGCCGGGCGACTCGGTGACCCTCCAGTGTTCTCTTGTCTCCAGGGACAAAGAGGACGGGGTCCAGTGTCCACACGGACACAGGGTGTTCTGGTTCAGATCAGGAGGATCCCATCCAGGCTTGATGTACACTCAGGATACACAACCGGGGGACACAAGTTGTGTCTATCGTCTGTCCAAAAGGATCCGGAACTCCTCTGATGCTGGGACTTACCGCTGTGCCGTGGCCTCATGCGGACAGATCCTGTTTGGTGGAGGAACCAAAGTGGACACAA GTTCAAACCTGAAAGTGGTTGTCACAGTTCTTGGCGTCCTGTTGGCGTGCTGTGTGACTGTGATTATCCTCCTTATTTTCTACGTGAATCGAAGGAGAGCTGAAG AAGCAACAAGCGTCGCCTGTAATCCTGCTCAATCCCAGCGGACAGCGGATCAATCAGCTGACCAG GGCGGAGACGGAGAAGTAAGTAATTATGCAGCAGTGAATCTTTCCACAAGACATGAAGTGAAAAGAGTGAAGAAAAGAGCTTCTTCACAGGAGTGTGTGTACTCCGCTGTGCGAGTGAACACACAACTCCACCTGTAG
- the LOC120818327 gene encoding uncharacterized protein LOC120818327 isoform X2 — MMGGLALLLLLGTLYPIEAAEVQQVSLKEAELGGNVTFQCPVSEKEKNILYWYKQPLGCTIQTVATRIYSQPTLSPQFNNSRFRVTQDSLTIMNISKEDEATYFCFYGSQFSHSFGNGVFLAVKDGSLQKSFQVEQSPEAESVLPGDLVTLQCSLVSRDKEDGVQCPHGHRVFWFRSGGSHPGFMYTQDTQPGDTSCVYRLSKRIRNSSDVGTYRCAVASCGQILFGGGTKVDTSSNLKVVVTVLGVLLACCVTVIILLIFYVNRRRAEEATSGACNPAQSQRTADQSADQGGDGEVSNYAAVNLSTRREVKRVKKRASSQECVYSAVRVNTQLHL, encoded by the exons ATGATGGGAGGACtcgctcttctgcttcttttaggAACACTGT accCGATTGAAGCTGCAGAGGTTCAACAGGTCTCTTTGAAGGAGGCTGAACTTGGTGGAAATGTTACGTTTCAGTGTCCAGTttctgagaaggaaaaaaatatattgtactGGTACAAGCAGCCTCTTGGATGTACGATCCAAACTGTTGCTACAAGAATTTATTCTCAACCAACACTTAGTCCACAATTTAACAACTCACGTTTCAGAGTCACTCAGGATTCTTTGACCATCATGAATATCAGCAAAGAGGACGAAGCGACTTACTTCTGTTTCTATGGATCACAATTTTCACATAGTTTTGGTAATGGCGTCTTCTTGGCTGTGaaag ATGGAAGTCTGCAGAAATCCTTCCAGGTGGAACAAAGTCCGGAGGCTGAGTCCGTCCTGCCGGGCGACTTGGTGACCCTCCAGTGTTCTCTTGTCTCCAGGGACAAAGAGGACGGGGTCCAGTGTCCACACGGACACAGGGTGTTCTGGTTCAGATCAGGAGGATCCCATCCAGGCTTCATGTACACTCAGGATACACAACCGGGGGACACAAGTTGTGTCTATCGTCTGTCCAAAAGGATCCGGAACTCCTCTGATGTTGGGACTTACCGCTGTGCCGTGGCCTCATGCGGACAGATCCTGTTTGGTGGAGGAACCAAAGTGGACACAA GTTCAAACCTGAAAGTGGTTGTCACAGTTCTTGGCGTCCTGTTGGCGTGCTGTGTGACTGTGATTATCCTCCTTATTTTCTACGTGAATCGAAGGAGAGCTGAAG AAGCAACAAGCGGCGCCTGTAATCCTGCTCAATCCCAGCGGACAGCGGATCAATCAGCTGACCAG GGCGGAGACGGAGAAGTAAGTAATTATGCAGCAGTGAATCTTTCCACAAGACGTGAAGTGAAAAGAGTGAAGAAAAGAGCTTCTTCACAGGAGTGTGTGTACTCCGCTGTGCGAGTGAACACACAACTCCACCTGTAG
- the LOC120818327 gene encoding uncharacterized protein LOC120818327 isoform X1: MMGGLALLLLLGTLYPIEAAEVQQVSLKEAELGGNVTFQCPVSEKEKNILYWYKQPLGCTIQTVATRIYSQPTLSPQFNNSRFRVTQDSLTIMNISKEDEATYFCFYGSQFSHSFGNGVFLAVKDGSLQKSFQVEQSPEAESVLPGDLVTLQCSLVSRDKEDGVQCPHGHRVFWFRSGGSHPGFMYTQDTQPGDTSCVYRLSKRIRNSSDVGTYRCAVASCGQILFGGGTKVDTSSNLKVVVTVLGVLLACCVTVIILLIFYVNRRRAEAEATSGACNPAQSQRTADQSADQGGDGEVSNYAAVNLSTRREVKRVKKRASSQECVYSAVRVNTQLHL; the protein is encoded by the exons ATGATGGGAGGACtcgctcttctgcttcttttaggAACACTGT accCGATTGAAGCTGCAGAGGTTCAACAGGTCTCTTTGAAGGAGGCTGAACTTGGTGGAAATGTTACGTTTCAGTGTCCAGTttctgagaaggaaaaaaatatattgtactGGTACAAGCAGCCTCTTGGATGTACGATCCAAACTGTTGCTACAAGAATTTATTCTCAACCAACACTTAGTCCACAATTTAACAACTCACGTTTCAGAGTCACTCAGGATTCTTTGACCATCATGAATATCAGCAAAGAGGACGAAGCGACTTACTTCTGTTTCTATGGATCACAATTTTCACATAGTTTTGGTAATGGCGTCTTCTTGGCTGTGaaag ATGGAAGTCTGCAGAAATCCTTCCAGGTGGAACAAAGTCCGGAGGCTGAGTCCGTCCTGCCGGGCGACTTGGTGACCCTCCAGTGTTCTCTTGTCTCCAGGGACAAAGAGGACGGGGTCCAGTGTCCACACGGACACAGGGTGTTCTGGTTCAGATCAGGAGGATCCCATCCAGGCTTCATGTACACTCAGGATACACAACCGGGGGACACAAGTTGTGTCTATCGTCTGTCCAAAAGGATCCGGAACTCCTCTGATGTTGGGACTTACCGCTGTGCCGTGGCCTCATGCGGACAGATCCTGTTTGGTGGAGGAACCAAAGTGGACACAA GTTCAAACCTGAAAGTGGTTGTCACAGTTCTTGGCGTCCTGTTGGCGTGCTGTGTGACTGTGATTATCCTCCTTATTTTCTACGTGAATCGAAGGAGAGCTGAAG CAGAAGCAACAAGCGGCGCCTGTAATCCTGCTCAATCCCAGCGGACAGCGGATCAATCAGCTGACCAG GGCGGAGACGGAGAAGTAAGTAATTATGCAGCAGTGAATCTTTCCACAAGACGTGAAGTGAAAAGAGTGAAGAAAAGAGCTTCTTCACAGGAGTGTGTGTACTCCGCTGTGCGAGTGAACACACAACTCCACCTGTAG
- the LOC120816986 gene encoding uncharacterized protein LOC120816986 isoform X1, whose amino-acid sequence MMGGLALLLLLGTLYPIEAAEVQQVSLTEAELGGNVTFQCPVSEKEKNILYWYKQPLGCTIQTVATRIYSQPTLSPQFNNSRFRVTAGETLHFLTIMNISKEDEATYFCFYGSQFSPRFGDSVFLAVKDGSLQKSFHVEQSPEAESVLPGDSVTLQCSLVSRDKEDGVQCPHGHSVFWFRSGGSHPGFMYTQDTQPGDTSCVYRLSKRIRNSSDAGTYRCAVASCGQILFGGGTKVDTNGFWSFGDVFLGSVVVLSLNVAAVLIYVIKTNKCDYCNNEAAASLLENVPKGNFKRNEDAWTYSTAVFTVMKSGGRRRAEGAQRENIHAAAKASGSD is encoded by the exons ATGATGGGAGGACtcgctcttctgcttcttttaggAACACTGT atCCGATTGAAGCTGCAGAGGTTCAACAGGTCTCTTTGACGGAGGCTGAACTTGGTGGAAATGTTACGTTTCAGTGTCCAGTttctgagaaggaaaaaaatatattgtactGGTACAAGCAGCCTCTTGGATGTACGATCCAAACTGTTGCTACAAGAATTTATTCTCAACCAACACTTAGTCCACAATTTAACAACTCACGTTTCAGAGTCACAGCAGGAGAGACTCTGCATTTTTTGACCATCATGAATATCAGCAAAGAGGACGAAGCGACTTACTTCTGTTTCTATGGATCACAATTTTCACCACGTTTTGGTGATAGCGTCTTCTTGGCTGTGaaag ATGGAAGTCTGCAGAAATCCTTCCACGTGGAACAAAGTCCGGAGGCTGAGTCCGTCCTGCCGGGCGACTCGGTGACCCTCCAGTGTTCTCTTGTCTCCAGGGACAAAGAGGACGGGGTCCAGTGTCCACACGGACACAGCGTGTTCTGGTTCAGATCAGGAGGATCCCATCCAGGCTTCATGTACACTCAGGATACACAACCGGGGGACACAAGTTGTGTCTATCGTCTGTCCAAAAGGATCCGGAACTCCTCTGATGCTGGGACTTACCGCTGTGCCGTGGCCTCATGCGGACAGATCCTGTTTGGTGGAGGAACCAAAGTGGACACAA aCGGGTTCTGGTCCTTTGGTGACGTATTTCTGGGTTCTGTCGTGGTTCTTAGTTTGAATGTTGCAGCCGTCCTCATTTACGTCATCAAGACAAATAAGTGTGATTATTGCAATAATGAAG CGGCTGCTTCTCTGCTAGAAAATGTTCCAAAGGGGAATTTCAAG AGGAATGAAGACGCGTGGACTTATTCTACTGCCGTCTTCACCGTGATGAAGTCAGGTGGAAGGAGGCGCGCAGAGGGAGCGCAGAGGGAGAACATCCACGCTGCTGCCAAGGCCTCCGGGTCGGATTAG
- the LOC120816986 gene encoding uncharacterized protein LOC120816986 isoform X2, with translation MMGGLALLLLLGTLYPIEAAEVQQVSLTEAELGGNVTFQCPVSEKEKNILYWYKQPLGCTIQTVATRIYSQPTLSPQFNNSRFRVTAGETLHFLTIMNISKEDEATYFCFYGSQFSPRFGDSVFLAVKDGSLQKSFHVEQSPEAESVLPGDSVTLQCSLVSRDKEDGVQCPHGHSVFWFRSGGSHPGFMYTQDTQPGDTSCVYRLSKRIRNSSDAGTYRCAVASCGQILFGGGTKVDTNGFWSFGDVFLGSVVVLSLNVAAVLIYVIKTNKRNEDAWTYSTAVFTVMKSGGRRRAEGAQRENIHAAAKASGSD, from the exons ATGATGGGAGGACtcgctcttctgcttcttttaggAACACTGT atCCGATTGAAGCTGCAGAGGTTCAACAGGTCTCTTTGACGGAGGCTGAACTTGGTGGAAATGTTACGTTTCAGTGTCCAGTttctgagaaggaaaaaaatatattgtactGGTACAAGCAGCCTCTTGGATGTACGATCCAAACTGTTGCTACAAGAATTTATTCTCAACCAACACTTAGTCCACAATTTAACAACTCACGTTTCAGAGTCACAGCAGGAGAGACTCTGCATTTTTTGACCATCATGAATATCAGCAAAGAGGACGAAGCGACTTACTTCTGTTTCTATGGATCACAATTTTCACCACGTTTTGGTGATAGCGTCTTCTTGGCTGTGaaag ATGGAAGTCTGCAGAAATCCTTCCACGTGGAACAAAGTCCGGAGGCTGAGTCCGTCCTGCCGGGCGACTCGGTGACCCTCCAGTGTTCTCTTGTCTCCAGGGACAAAGAGGACGGGGTCCAGTGTCCACACGGACACAGCGTGTTCTGGTTCAGATCAGGAGGATCCCATCCAGGCTTCATGTACACTCAGGATACACAACCGGGGGACACAAGTTGTGTCTATCGTCTGTCCAAAAGGATCCGGAACTCCTCTGATGCTGGGACTTACCGCTGTGCCGTGGCCTCATGCGGACAGATCCTGTTTGGTGGAGGAACCAAAGTGGACACAA aCGGGTTCTGGTCCTTTGGTGACGTATTTCTGGGTTCTGTCGTGGTTCTTAGTTTGAATGTTGCAGCCGTCCTCATTTACGTCATCAAGACAAATAAG AGGAATGAAGACGCGTGGACTTATTCTACTGCCGTCTTCACCGTGATGAAGTCAGGTGGAAGGAGGCGCGCAGAGGGAGCGCAGAGGGAGAACATCCACGCTGCTGCCAAGGCCTCCGGGTCGGATTAG